The region CTCCCCTGCTTTATATGGAGTTCACACCTGTTGTCAGTAGCCTGTCAGGCCTTCGTGCTGATGGGCGGACGAATGAAAACCTCGTGAAGATTGATGTCGATCGGCTGTTCCAGGATGTAGCGCACGACATTGGCCACATGCTGCGGATCGCCGACGATCTTGCTCATGTCCGTGCTTTGCGGGTCGATGCCCAGCCGTTCCAGATTGCCTGCCAGGTTGGACATGGTTTCGGGGTTAAAGTCACGCGCCAGATTGGTCGCGAAACCGCCCAGAACGACGGTGGAGACGCGGATATCGTCACGTTCGACTTCCTTGCGCAGCGTCGCCCCGATCATCTCCGCGGCCTTTTTGGAAATGCCGTAGACGCCCGGTTCCTCAAAACTGCCCTGGACCGAACCGATATTGATGACATGGCCCGGCTTGCCATGGGCCCGCATCGCGCGGACGGCTGCCTGACTGCCTTCCAATTGGGCCATGACGTTGATGTCGAGCATCGCTTGCCAGCGCTCGATAGTGCCTTCCATCAGCGGTTCGGGATACATCACGCCCGCATTGTTGATGACCGCGAAGAAATGCGGATGCTCCTTGCCGATCCTGTCGATCAGATCGCCGAGCGGTCCGCGTTCTTGAAGGTTCATCGCCACGGCGGTCGGCTTGGGCCCGCCGGCCTGCGTGATCAACTCTGCCGTGCGCGCCAACTCTTCCTCGGACCGGCCGACCAGGCAGACATCGGCGCCGTGTGCCCCCAGGTCGACGGCGATGGCGCGGCCGATGCCGCTCGAAGCCCCCGTCACGACCACAGCGCGGCCTTCAAGACTCTTGCCCATATGCTTTCCTCTCCACTCTTGCGTCGGTGGCCTGCGCCGACTGTCCGGCTGTGCTCATCTACTTATCACATCTAAGCTAGAGCCGAAACTCCTGTAAAGGCCACCGTTCGTCTGCAATGCTCATGAGATGGCGGCGCGCCTTATCCCCGGCGAGCATGTCCTCTACCACTTTGTTGACGCATTGCATCGGTCGGCGGAGGTGACTTCAGCTTTTCGAGCAGCTGGCCATGATTAGCGGCAAAGAGACAGAAGGTCGTCGCCTTCGGATCAGCGATGTCGCGTGCGAAGTCCGCGAGCAATTTGCCGCTCTCATCGTCACGCAATTGAGCCCGGTGAAGCGGGCCTGATGATAGCGCGCCTGACCGTTCTGGGTGGTGATCGCTGAGCTTGTGCCCGTGACAAGTTTCGCTCGCGCCTCCAGGCTCGGCCCGTCGATCGCGGGAGCGATCTGGGCTTCGACCGCAGCCTGGCTGCCGTCCGTCCGCCAGGCGACCGCCATCTCGCGGACCGGATCGGCTCCTGGCGTCAACACGATGCGGTCGGGCAAATTGCGCGCCGCATAGGGCTGGCCAGGCGAATGCGGCACGGGTTGCGCCGCAAGAGGGGCGGCGCAGGAGGGGCGGCGCAGGCAGCGCCACCCATGAGGATGGCGCTGACTGTCGTACGAAGCGATGCGAAACCTGTCATCGCAACTTCCTTAAAAGTTTGCCCGAACGCCGAATTTGGCGGTGTAGCCGTACTTTTCATATTGGAGCAGTTGGCGTCCATTTCCGGTGCCGCGCTGGAAGGCGACATATTTCGCATTGTTGATGTTCACGAACTCGCCGAAGATCGTGACATTGGGCAGGACGCGGAACTTGGCGCTCGCGTCGAGCTGGAAGTGATTGCGGACATAGCGGTCTTCCTCCGCGCTGCCTGCCAACTCGTCGAGATATTCATCGCGATAGGTGCCAGCGAACCGGATGCTGAGCGGCCCCTTCTCATAGCCGAGCACAACGTTGAACGTGTGCCGTGCCGCGTTGAGCAACGGGATGTCGCGGAAGCCGTCCTCGGTGGGCACCTGGCCGTCGGCATCGGTGAAGGTATAGTTGAGGTTGGCCAGCAGGCCGTCGAACGGCGCGGGGAGCATCCGGAAGCTTTGTGCGTAGGCCAGTTCGAGACCCTTGATTTCAGCGTCACCGGAGTTGAAGCGGATCGTCGCTTCGTCATAGGTGAAGCCGTTCAGCGCATAATCCTCGATTTCCTGTTCGACGATGTAGTCCTTCAGCTTCTTGTAGAAGAAACCGCCCTGAAGGACGCTCGACGGTGCGAAATACCATTCGGCGCCAGCGTCGATATTCCATGCGCGATAAGGCTTGAGGTTGGGATTGCCGACATCCACTGAAGAATCGTCGCCGTCGCGCTCGGCCTGAACGCGCGGGGCGAGCTGGCCAATACCCGGGCGGACAAGGCTCTTGAACGCGCCGAGACGCAAGATGAGCTTGTCGGTCGCCTCATAGCGGACGAGCGCGCTCGGTAGCCAGTCGGTGTAGCTGCGCTTGATCCGGCTGGGCGTGACGCTGACGATATCTTCGTCAAGCTCTTCGCCATCGACTTCAGTGCCTTCGGTCAGCAGCGTGACGAAATTGCCCTGCAGGTCATTCCTGGTCCGCTCGACGCGGACGCCGCCGATAACCCGCAGCGGTCCGGCGTCGTAGCGGCCCATAAGATAGCCCGAATAGACATCCTCGCCTACGCGATAATCCGCGATGCTGGACTCGATCGCCGTGTCGATGGCATTCAGCTCGAAGTCATTGAAATTGTCGCTGAAGAAGCCGCGCACGCCGCGTTTCTTCACAACTGGTCCCAATTCGGCGAGGCGATAGGTCTGTGTGCCAAGCGCGTCATTCAGTGTGAAATCGCCGCCAAAGCCGTCGAAAACGTCCAGCGTCAGATCGTAATTCTTTTGCCGCAGCCGCGCCTTGCCCCCGCCCTGAACGGTGAATGTCCCCTGATCCAGCGGAATGGCGTAGGCGATGTCGCCGCGGAAATTCCACTCGCGATCGGTCGAACGGCTTAACGTTGTGCGCTCAAGCTTGTCGAATTCATATTGCGACGGATCGTTGAAGTCCGCGGCGCTCGGCCCGGAAATGGCGTAGAGCGGAATCTTGTAATCGGAATAGTCGAAATCGACGGTCAGGTCGTCGCCCTCGACCGCTTCAAAATCGCGACGGAACACGACGGGATCGATCGATCCGTTCTCAATCTCTTCGGCGCGCGACCAGGCGGCGGAATATTTGAAGGTCCAGGGCCCGCTCTCGGTCACACCGCCGATCTGGTACGACTGGATCTTTTGCACTTCGAACCGGTCCTTGAGGTCGCGTTCGACGCGGATGCGCGATTCATCTTCGTCGTCGCCCGGCACGCCGCTGTTGAGGCTGAATGACGTACCACTGGCCGAGGTAAGATTGGCATCGCCGAGGTCGAAGACCAGGCGGCGACGGTCTTCCTGATCAGAGAAACGGTTGTAGATGCCCTTGGCATAGAGCTTGGTCGATGGCGCCGGCCGCCAGTCGAGCGACAAAGAGCCGCCGGTGCGCAGGCGGCGCACGTCATAGTCGCGATATTCGATGCTCTCAGCATAGCCCTCGTCGGTATAGTCTTCGGCTTCGATATTGTCGGTTTCGAACCGACGCTTGTAGTAGGAGGCGCCCCCGGCAATGCCGAAATTGTCGGTGAGACGCGTTGAGAAGTCGAAGCTGCCCTTGGGGGTGACCGCGTCGGCATAGTGGTTGTACGAGCCTTCGATCGACGCGGCGAGAAGATCCTTGCGCCGATCGAAAGCGCTGGTCGTGTTGATCTCGACCGAGGCACCGATCGTGTCGCCGTCCATGTCGGGTGTCAGCGATTTCTTGATTTCGATCGATTCGATCAGTTCAGAAGCGACTACGTCAAGCGCCACCGAGCGTGTGTCCGCCTCGGGAGCCGGCACGCGCACACCATTGAGCGAAGCAGCGTTGAGCGAGGGATCGAGACCGCGCACGGCGATGAAGCGGCCTTCGCCCTGGTCGTTGAGGACGTTGACGCCCGGTGCGCGGCGCACCGCCTCGGCGACATTCTGGTCGGGAAATTGGCCGACCGCGTCGCGGGTGAGCACATTTTCCACGCCGTCGGCAGCCCGCTGGCGCGACAGCGAACTGGCCAGACTGGCCTGTTGACCGATCACCAGGATGGTGCTGCCGTCGCTGCCGAGCAGGATGATTTTGTTGATGTCTCCCGTTTCGGACACCGTGATCGTCTCGCGATAGTCCGCCACCCCGCTATAATGCGCGCGCAATGTGTAGGTGCCTGCTGGGACGTCGGTGAAGCGATAGCTGCCGTCGCCCTGGGCTTCGACCGTGCGGCCAAGCTCGACAATGGTGATCTCGGCGCCTTCAAGCGCCCGCGTGCCGGTGCCGTCGGTCACCACGCCGCTGACCGTGCCCGCGAAAGCGGGGCTCGAAAGCACTGTCGCCGCCAGAAGAGCGGAACAGACCGAAAGATTATGACGAATACCCCGTCTCAAACGCATGATTAGCCCCCTGATGAAATTCTCGCCTTGAATGCGAGTTGGCAGGGGCACTGGCAGTAATGCTTTGCATTTTGAGGATGTTTCCATTGCAACGGCGCGACGTTAATATGACTGTCCAGTTGCAGTGTTCGGAACTCTGTATCTCATGCGACCAGCTTGATTGACATTTCCGCCCGTAATTGAGGACGACGGTCAGCTATTCCTTTGCGTTGCCAAGCGTGATCGCCAGGCGCCCGTGAAGGGTTCCGGGCGATCGCGCAGCGTCGAGAGGGGGCGCCTTGATGCGCGTGTCCATCGGTCTGGCGCGCCGACCCGGCGTGCCGGACCTGCGTATCCGGCTCTAGAAAAAGGCGAGCAGTATGGCGCCCAGTCCGACCCGATACAGTACGAAGACGGTCATCGACTTTGTCCGCAGAAACCGCATCAGGCCGGCCATCGTGATGAAGGCGGCGACGAAGGTCAGTACGCCAGCGACGAATGCATCCCATTGCATCTCGCGCGTCGCCTCGGCGAGGTCGAGCCCTGCGAGAAGCCCGGCTCCGGCAACCGCCGGGATCGACAATAGAAATGAGAAGCGCGCCGCTTCGGCGCGGTGGAAGCCCAGTACCCGCGCCGCCGTCATGGTCACGCCGGAACGGCTCGTACCCGGAATGAGAGCCAGCGCCTGGGCGAGCCCGACGATGATGGCGTCCTTCAGGCGCATGTCCTCGTAGTGGCGTTCCTGCCGCCCCCACCGATCCGCGGCGCCTAGCAAAAGCCCGTAGAAGATCAGGTTAAACGCGACGAGATCGGTCGATCGGAACTGGTCGAGAAAGCCGCCGGTCTTGAGAAACAGTCCGACCAGGACCGCCGGGATCGTGCCGATGACAATCCAGAGGAACAGGCGCTTTTGCTCGTCGGCGCGCCCCACTCCGACGGTGGCCAGCCCACCTTGTGCCAGACCGCGCACATCGCGGAAGAAATAAATGATGATGGCAAGCAGCGAGCCGACATGGACCGCGACGTCGATCAATGGACCCTGATCTGGGAAGTCGGTGAAATGCGGGATGAGGATCAGGTGACCGGATGAGGAGATCGGGAGAAACTCGGTGATGCCCTGAACGACGGCGATGAGCAGTTGCTGGAAGAAGGTCATGGGTCGATCAGGATCCCTATTGTATCGAATTGAAAACTTCTGGCTGTATTAAGCGACGGGGTTTGTGAGCCATTGTCCCGAAGTCGCGCTTTGAAGCCTCGCTGGAAATGCGACAAGCCGGCTAGCTTAAGCCAAACCCTCGGCTGGCAAGGCCGGCTTTCCGCTGGTTTAATCCTCTCCTGCTACCTTGATCGGCTTTCCGAGCATGGCTCGCACGTACACGCGCTGGATCAGGACATAGACGACTATCGTCAACGGTGCCGCGAGCAGCACTCCAATGAAACCGAACAACAGGCCGGCGGCAAACACCGCGAACAGCAGCACAGCTGGCGGGACATCCACCGCATGCTTCTGAATCATGGGCTGCAGGAAATTGCCCTGCAGCTGCTGGATGGCGAGGAACAGGAGTAGCGTCCAAAGCGCCGTCATAGGCGTTACGGTGAAGGCAAGGAGGACAGCGGGAACACCCGCGATAACCGGACCGACCATGGGAATGATATCGAGCAGGCCGGCGATAACGCCAAGCCCGCCCGCCGCAGGCACGCCGAGCAGCGCGAGCCCTGCCCAGGTCAGCCCGGCGACGACCATTGACGAGACTGCCTGACCAACCATCCACCCGCGCAGCCCGACCGAGGCATCATTGAGCGCCAGAGCGGCAATTTCTTCGGCTCTTGCAGGGATAAGGAGAAGCAGTCCCCTTCGATAGGTCGCAGGGTCGCTCGCAAGGAAGATCGCAGCGACAAGCACAAGGACGAAGTCGGCCAAGCCACTGCCGGCGGCCATTGCATAGCCTCCAGCCTGCGACGCGAGGCGGGAAATGTCGTCACCGCCGATTTCGGCCAGCTCCCGCACCCGCTCGCCCAGTCCGTAACGGTCGAGGAAGCCTTCGACCGCCTGAATGGCGCGCGGAACCGTCTCTCGGATCGTGTCGAATTCACGCGCGAGCTGCGAGCCGAATAGCACGAATGCGCCGATGAAGAGCGCAAGCATGCCGATCACCGATAGCGCAAGTGCAACCGGACGCTTCATCCGAGTTATGCGGCAGAGCCAGGAGGCGATCGCGTCGAAGACTGCCGCGATCACGACTGCTGCAAAAACGAGCATCAGGAAGCGGGTCAGTTCGATCGCAAGCCACGCCATGCCCACGATAGCCACGACGATCAACGTGGCGATGGCGATCCGTCCATGATCAAATTGCAACGGCGGCAGCGCTGTCTCGCGCCGTCGTTCTGCTGCGAGTGCTTCGCCAGGATTATTATCGCTCATACAGCGCTTGTATCGTGGATGGACTGCCGCGCAACCTCTGGCGGCGTATCAGCTCGCTCGTGAAATGCATTGCATAGGCGCGTCGCCGCCCGCGCGGCCAGCGATGCAAGACTCTTTCTGGAGCGCGCCGCGAAAGTATCGGCTGACGTTTGCCGACACGCCCGAGGAGAGCGATGCGGAAGGTTGAAGCGACGAAGGCCCGTTTCCTCGGACCCATCAGGGCCACGATCCTGCTGGTCGCGGGCGTCATGGAAATGCGCCTCAGCCCTGCAAGCCCGGACTGGCGATCACTGGCAACCCCGAACTGCCCTGCGTCTCTGTTTCCTGGCCCCCTTTTGCAAGACGGCCTCAGTTCGACCACGGATTTCCTTTCAGCCCCGGTCAGAACCGGGCGCGAACGCCTCCAAGCGCAAGGCGCGGTGCGCCGGGGCGCGGACGCGTCCTGATGATGCCGTCTGATGATGCCGTATCAGGATGACGACGATAGAAATCCGGTAGGATACTCCGGCCCCGCCGCCGTGCTGACGGGGCTGCCACGAACTATTCGACGACATGAACACCGACTGATCGTGCCGCTCGCCGAAGCACGATCATGGGGAAGGGCGGTGACTTCCCTCGCCGCTTCAATCTCACGCTACGATGCTTGATGCGGGATCTGGAGGAAGTCGAAGCGTGGCTGGAAGAGCGCCGCGTGCCCTCTTCCGTGGCGATATGGAGCGACCGGCAGATGGTCTGATAGAGGGCAAAGCCGATCGCTTCATCGTCGACGACCATGTCGATGCCTTCGCGTCCAGCTTCGAACCGATGGCCACGGGCCAGAGCATTGAAGAGCCCCAATAGATATTTCATGAATCCGAACCAGATGGGACGGCGGATCGACCTTCCGGCCGCAGCAAATAATTGGTGTTGATAAGCCTGGGAGAGTCGGTATCTGGTAACGCTATCATAAATTGAAGGAGGCGAGGATCATGAGAGCGACGATTATGCTGTCGCGTCGGCGACTGCTTACGGGTGCGGCGGGAGCCGGCATGTGCGCGGCTATCTCGAAAGCCTCTGCAAGCACCTCTTGGAGCACGGTCGCAGGCCGCCGACAAGAGTTTCCGCTCATCACCGATGGATCGCCAGCCACCCTCGTCGTTGAGGAGAGTGCGGATTCGGCGGTCCATTTCGCCGCCCGATGCTTGGCCGAGGATATCAGACGCGCATCCGGACGGTCGCCACAGGTTCATACCGATGTGGGGGCGACAAACGGTCCGGTCGTGCTGATCGGCGTCCTGGGGCAAAGCCCGGCCATCGATGCGCTGGTGGCGGGGCGGAGGATCGACGTGTCCCGCATCAGGGGCCAGTGGGAAGCCCATCTCCGCCTGGTGGTCGACCGACCATTTCCAGGCGTGCCGGAAGCGCTCGTCATCATCGGCTCCGACCGTCGCGGGGCAGCGTTCGGGGTCTACGACCTGTGCGAGCAGGTCGGCGTGTCGGCATGGCACTGGTTCGCCGACGTCCCGGTCCAGCGTCGGCAAAATGTCACCATCCCGTCGGAACCCCGGATCGACCAGCCGAAGGTTCGCTACCGCGGCTTCTTCATCAATGACGAGGATCCCTGCTTCAGCGGATGGGCCAAAAAGAAGTTCGGCGGCATCAATGCGGCGATGTATGCGCATGTGTTCGAACTGCTGTTGCGGATGAAGGGCAATTATCTCTGGCCCGCCATGTGGGCGCCCAAGGCGTTCGCCGCCGACGACCCCAATAATATGATCGTCGCCGATTCAATGGGCGTCGTGATCGGCAATTCCCATCATGAACCGATGCTGCGCGCCCAGGACGAGTGGCATCGACATACGGACCAGGGCGTCACCGGCGGCCTTTGGGATTATACCAAAAACGGTGAGAACCTTCGCGCCTTCTGGCGCGGCGGCATCGAAAGGATGGTCTCCAAGGGCAAGGGGCAGGTCTATGAGTCGCTGGTCACCGTGGGCATGCGCGGCGACGGCGACGAGGCCATGGTGGAGGGCACGGCGACCGAGTTGCTTGAACGCATCGTCGCCGACCAGCGCAAGATCATCGCGGAGGTCACGAAAAGACCGGCCAGCGATACGCCACAGCTCTGGGCGCTCTACAAGGAAGTACAGGACTATTACGACCACGGCATGAAGGCGCCCGACGACGTCACGCTGCTGTTCGCGGATGACAATTGGGGGCAGATTCGCCGGCTTCCGCCTCTGGGTTCGCCGCCCCGCCTAGGCGGCTATGGGGTCTATTATCATTTCGATTATGTCGGGGTTCCGCGCAACTACAAATGGCTCAACACCAATCAGATCGAAAAGATCTGGCAGCAGATGGATCTGGCCTATCAGCGCGGCGCCAGACAGATATGGATCGCCAATGTCGGCGATATCAAACCGATGGAATTTCCTCTGGGTTTCTTCCTGTCGATGGCATGGAATCCCGAAGCGATGACGCCCGAAGCCCTGCAAGCCTATCCGCACGCCTGGGCGCGAGCAAGTTTCGGCCCGCACCAAGCCGTCGAGATTGGCGACATCATGACGACCTACAGCAAATTGGCGGCGCGGCGTAAGCCCGAGCTGATCGATCAGGACAGCTTTCCCCTGGGCGAGGCGACGGCGGAAGCTCTGGACGGCGCCGAGTTCGGCCAGATGGTCGATGAGTGGAACGCGCTGGAAGCCCGTATGCTGGCGGTACGCGGCAAGCTGCCGCCGGAGCAGGCGGACGCCTATTACCAGTTGCTTGAATTCCCGGTCTCCGCGATGGCCAACCTCTATCGCCTTCATTATTCCACCGCCTGGAACCGGAAACTCGCCGCGTCGAACGACGCGCGCGCCAACTATTTCGCAACCGAGGTCGAGACGGCCTATGCGCGGGACGGTGCCCTGACCGAGCGCTATCATACGATAAACGGCGGCAAGTGGGATGGCATGATGAACCAGGTCCACATGAATTACGTCATCTGGAATGATCCCACGCAACAGACGATGCCCAGCATCATCCGGGTCGGCGGCGATACGCCAGACGGCAAGCGGCGACGCCAGCCGACCTTCGTCACATCTGCGCCCCGCCAGCCGGGAATCGTCGCGCGCGAGGCAGGGACGTTCAATCGCGCGCATCATGGTCCCGGCCTGCGATGGACGAACATTCCAAATCTTGGGCGCACGGCAGGCGGCGTTCTCGCGCTGCCGCAGGGGCAGGCGGCGACGAGCGAACGGGATGGCGTCCGTCTCGAATATGACATGGTCATGGACAGGCCCGGCCCCGCGACTCTCACGCTGTTCCTTGCGCCGACCCTGGACACGCTCGGTCAGGGCGCACTGCGTATCGGCGTTTCCATCGACGACCAGCCCGTCCAGCCGCTCACGGCCCGGCTCGAAGCGACCGGCGGCGCGCAGGACACGCCGGGCAAGCAGGCCTGGGCGGAGGCTGTGCGCAACAATGTCGTCAGGCTGTCGGCGGAACTCGGCCCTCTTACGGCCGGCAGGCATGTCGTAAAAATCTGGCGGCTGGACGACAATGTCGTGCTCCAGAAAGTCGTGCTGGCGACCGTGCCCTTACCCCCGTCCTATCTTGGACCGACCCCCACCTAAAACGGCACTTTGCTGCCACCGGAACCGGCGAGACCGATCCTCGTCATCGCCGCGCCAGGATATGCATCGCGGCGCGGACACCCTGGGTCTCCAGCAGATCTAGCCAGCGCAGCAGCGCCGCGCGGAAGACGACATTGCCGCGCAACGCGGGCCGCATGACGGGATCAAAGCCCAATATCGCGTCCACCCGCTCGCCCGCGCTGTTCGCGTCGGCCAGGCAGGTCGCGATCGGCCCCGCCAGCGGATCGTCGACCAGATGCGTGCCGCCGACATCATCCCGGCCCGCCTGCCAGCGGATCCAGGCGGCGACCGCCAGCGACAGCGCGTCGATCCCGTGCCCCGCCTCCAGCCGCGCGGCGATAGGAGCCAGCAGGCGCTGCGGCAGCTTCTGCGATCCGTCCATCGCGATCTGGCGCGTGCGGTGCTGCAATGTCGGATTGTCGAACCGGCCGATCAGGGCGCGGCGATAGGCGGCGATGTCCAGTTCCGGCGGCGGGTTCAGCGTCGTCTCGCTCTCATCCCACAGCGCCTCGACGAAGGCGCGCGCCTGCGGCAGCGCCAACACTTCATGCACATGGTCGATGCCGGCGAGGCCACCCAGATAGGCGATGCCGCTATGCGCGCCGTTGAGCAGGCGCAGCTTCGCCTCTTCCCACGGCGCGACATCCGCAGTCAGATGCACGCCCGGTCCAAAGTCCGGCCGGGGACCGCAGAAATCATCCTCGATCACCCATTGCAGGAACGGCTCGGTCTTGACCATCGCGCGATCCTCCACCCCAATCCGTGCGGCAAGAGCGGCAATGTCGGCATCGGTCGTGGCGGGAACGATGCGGTCGACCATGGTCTGCGGGAACGCGCCCCGTGCCGCGATCCAGTCCGCGAGCGCCGGATCGTGGCGCCGCGCCAGGCCGGTCACCGCGTCGCGCAGGCGCGCGCCGTTGTACGGCAGGTTATCGCAGGAAATGGCCGTGAAGGGCGCTTGGCCGGCCGCACGGCGCATGGCCAGCGCGGCGACCAGATAGCCCGGCGCGGTCTGAGGCGCATCAAGGCTGGCAAGGTCCGCCGCCAGTTGCGGGTCGCCTTCGATCAGGGCGCCGGTCGCCGGGTCGAGCTTGTAGCCTTTCTCGGTGACGGTTAGAGTGACGATATGCGTATCGGCATGCGCAAGGGCGGCGAGCAGGTCTCGCGGCGCTTCGGGGGCGACGATCACGTCCTGCACGGCGCCGATGATCCTTGCCTGCTCGGCGCGCCCGTCGCGGACGACCAGCGTGTAGAGACCGTCCTGCGGCGCCATTTGGTCGCGCACGGCAGGCGACCGCAGCGAAGCGGCGGTGATCCCCCAGCGTAGGTCGCCGCAGTTTAGGGCATCGTCGAAGAACACCGCCTGATGCGCGCGATGGAAGGCGCCGATGCCCAGGTGAACGACGCCGCGCTTGACAGCGGCCCGGTCATAGGCCGGGCGCAGGACATCGCCGGGCAATCCGTCGATCGTCGCAGAGGACAGGCGGCTCACAGCTTGTAGGCCGCCTTGACGAGATCATAGGAAAGAGCGCGCGCCAGTTCAAAGGCTTCGTCTTCCTCCAGCCGATGCTCGGCGACGAGTTGCGCCAGCCACGCGCAATCCATGCGCCGCGCGACATCGTGCCGCGCCGGGATCGACAGGAAGGCGCGGGTGTCGTCGTTGAAGCCGACGGTGTTGTAGAAGCCGCCGGTCTCGGTGGCCCGCTCGCGGAACCGGCGCATGCCTTCGGGGCTGTCGTGGAACCACCAGGGCGGCCCCAGCTTGAGGGCCGGATAATGGCCCGCAAGCGGCGCCAGTTCGCGCGAATAGACATCCTCGTCCAGCGTGAAGAGGATCAGGGTCAGGCGCGGGTCGTTGCCGAAACGGTCGAGCAAGGGCTTCAGCGCGCGGACGAACTCGCCGGGAAGCGGAATGTCGCCGCCCTTGTCCCGTCCGAAGCGCGCCAGCACCTGGCGGTTATGGCTGCGATAGACGTCGGGATGCAGCTGCATCACCATGCCGTCCTCGGTCGACATGCGCGCCATTTCGGTCAGCATATGGCCACGGAACAGCTCGGCTTCCGCCGCCGTCACCGGTCCCGCCACTACCTTGGCGTAGAGCGCCTCGATCTCCGCCGGCGGAAGGTCGGCGGTGAAGGCGCTGGGATGGCCATGGTCG is a window of Sphingobium sp. MI1205 DNA encoding:
- a CDS encoding SDR family oxidoreductase, yielding MGKSLEGRAVVVTGASSGIGRAIAVDLGAHGADVCLVGRSEEELARTAELITQAGGPKPTAVAMNLQERGPLGDLIDRIGKEHPHFFAVINNAGVMYPEPLMEGTIERWQAMLDINVMAQLEGSQAAVRAMRAHGKPGHVINIGSVQGSFEEPGVYGISKKAAEMIGATLRKEVERDDIRVSTVVLGGFATNLARDFNPETMSNLAGNLERLGIDPQSTDMSKIVGDPQHVANVVRYILEQPIDINLHEVFIRPPISTKA
- a CDS encoding fibronectin type III domain-containing protein, translating into MPHSPGQPYAARNLPDRIVLTPGADPVREMAVAWRTDGSQAAVEAQIAPAIDGPSLEARAKLVTGTSSAITTQNGQARYHQARFTGLNCVTMRAANCSRTSHATSLIRRRRPSVSLPLIMASCSKS
- a CDS encoding TonB-dependent receptor; this translates as MRLRRGIRHNLSVCSALLAATVLSSPAFAGTVSGVVTDGTGTRALEGAEITIVELGRTVEAQGDGSYRFTDVPAGTYTLRAHYSGVADYRETITVSETGDINKIILLGSDGSTILVIGQQASLASSLSRQRAADGVENVLTRDAVGQFPDQNVAEAVRRAPGVNVLNDQGEGRFIAVRGLDPSLNAASLNGVRVPAPEADTRSVALDVVASELIESIEIKKSLTPDMDGDTIGASVEINTTSAFDRRKDLLAASIEGSYNHYADAVTPKGSFDFSTRLTDNFGIAGGASYYKRRFETDNIEAEDYTDEGYAESIEYRDYDVRRLRTGGSLSLDWRPAPSTKLYAKGIYNRFSDQEDRRRLVFDLGDANLTSASGTSFSLNSGVPGDDEDESRIRVERDLKDRFEVQKIQSYQIGGVTESGPWTFKYSAAWSRAEEIENGSIDPVVFRRDFEAVEGDDLTVDFDYSDYKIPLYAISGPSAADFNDPSQYEFDKLERTTLSRSTDREWNFRGDIAYAIPLDQGTFTVQGGGKARLRQKNYDLTLDVFDGFGGDFTLNDALGTQTYRLAELGPVVKKRGVRGFFSDNFNDFELNAIDTAIESSIADYRVGEDVYSGYLMGRYDAGPLRVIGGVRVERTRNDLQGNFVTLLTEGTEVDGEELDEDIVSVTPSRIKRSYTDWLPSALVRYEATDKLILRLGAFKSLVRPGIGQLAPRVQAERDGDDSSVDVGNPNLKPYRAWNIDAGAEWYFAPSSVLQGGFFYKKLKDYIVEQEIEDYALNGFTYDEATIRFNSGDAEIKGLELAYAQSFRMLPAPFDGLLANLNYTFTDADGQVPTEDGFRDIPLLNAARHTFNVVLGYEKGPLSIRFAGTYRDEYLDELAGSAEEDRYVRNHFQLDASAKFRVLPNVTIFGEFVNINNAKYVAFQRGTGNGRQLLQYEKYGYTAKFGVRANF
- a CDS encoding undecaprenyl-diphosphate phosphatase; translated protein: MTFFQQLLIAVVQGITEFLPISSSGHLILIPHFTDFPDQGPLIDVAVHVGSLLAIIIYFFRDVRGLAQGGLATVGVGRADEQKRLFLWIVIGTIPAVLVGLFLKTGGFLDQFRSTDLVAFNLIFYGLLLGAADRWGRQERHYEDMRLKDAIIVGLAQALALIPGTSRSGVTMTAARVLGFHRAEAARFSFLLSIPAVAGAGLLAGLDLAEATREMQWDAFVAGVLTFVAAFITMAGLMRFLRTKSMTVFVLYRVGLGAILLAFF
- a CDS encoding AI-2E family transporter, with product MSDNNPGEALAAERRRETALPPLQFDHGRIAIATLIVVAIVGMAWLAIELTRFLMLVFAAVVIAAVFDAIASWLCRITRMKRPVALALSVIGMLALFIGAFVLFGSQLAREFDTIRETVPRAIQAVEGFLDRYGLGERVRELAEIGGDDISRLASQAGGYAMAAGSGLADFVLVLVAAIFLASDPATYRRGLLLLIPARAEEIAALALNDASVGLRGWMVGQAVSSMVVAGLTWAGLALLGVPAAGGLGVIAGLLDIIPMVGPVIAGVPAVLLAFTVTPMTALWTLLLFLAIQQLQGNFLQPMIQKHAVDVPPAVLLFAVFAAGLLFGFIGVLLAAPLTIVVYVLIQRVYVRAMLGKPIKVAGED
- a CDS encoding glycosyl hydrolase 115 family protein; this translates as MRATIMLSRRRLLTGAAGAGMCAAISKASASTSWSTVAGRRQEFPLITDGSPATLVVEESADSAVHFAARCLAEDIRRASGRSPQVHTDVGATNGPVVLIGVLGQSPAIDALVAGRRIDVSRIRGQWEAHLRLVVDRPFPGVPEALVIIGSDRRGAAFGVYDLCEQVGVSAWHWFADVPVQRRQNVTIPSEPRIDQPKVRYRGFFINDEDPCFSGWAKKKFGGINAAMYAHVFELLLRMKGNYLWPAMWAPKAFAADDPNNMIVADSMGVVIGNSHHEPMLRAQDEWHRHTDQGVTGGLWDYTKNGENLRAFWRGGIERMVSKGKGQVYESLVTVGMRGDGDEAMVEGTATELLERIVADQRKIIAEVTKRPASDTPQLWALYKEVQDYYDHGMKAPDDVTLLFADDNWGQIRRLPPLGSPPRLGGYGVYYHFDYVGVPRNYKWLNTNQIEKIWQQMDLAYQRGARQIWIANVGDIKPMEFPLGFFLSMAWNPEAMTPEALQAYPHAWARASFGPHQAVEIGDIMTTYSKLAARRKPELIDQDSFPLGEATAEALDGAEFGQMVDEWNALEARMLAVRGKLPPEQADAYYQLLEFPVSAMANLYRLHYSTAWNRKLAASNDARANYFATEVETAYARDGALTERYHTINGGKWDGMMNQVHMNYVIWNDPTQQTMPSIIRVGGDTPDGKRRRQPTFVTSAPRQPGIVAREAGTFNRAHHGPGLRWTNIPNLGRTAGGVLALPQGQAATSERDGVRLEYDMVMDRPGPATLTLFLAPTLDTLGQGALRIGVSIDDQPVQPLTARLEATGGAQDTPGKQAWAEAVRNNVVRLSAELGPLTAGRHVVKIWRLDDNVVLQKVVLATVPLPPSYLGPTPT